A section of the Methanosarcina mazei S-6 genome encodes:
- a CDS encoding DUF7286 family protein, whose translation MRNIAGKRSLNYSFSKCSWLFQDTSAYIPYAVIGIFIVLIATFTSVYLLKMDSEVAETIYTTEKSDPRQEAINLAASDISRCLNYAGMEALEWQGEHPVILPEGSPVERFSEDNFMATPQNQNLEKGDTLQISINLPSDVWGRVESLWKNRDVVLVVNDSAGQQLTRVNYGQATGFLQKVSFYEYVEVPENSKAGYASIELYYGDELKASDWFQIEAGPIKDITTESFNRLLSANYQGNSHTFMGYAINVEPDIEPEQIKIRKVNGTLQREIFPSDKNYTIYYIFEIPVLNYTLVDLESGETYNMSMNLSTLITSREPLLEELVKEYELSLKTSSSLDSTSNLVLGATNLRTFIYGPWQHYANGPLNILTNPALASSVNGATLYTQKKVFDSVDPLALTYTTYYNGKVLYEDVCDSGSLKAGSGLMNSTLGNSTDSNSSASPYEKDKGVNLTTAYSSLAENRSFSLDVEEGIEESLVEANTSYDNLSEYSEIEVSASDYTQGVLDGWVFNDHVWTEENPDLIHTVTNSVYTAPVQGQILRDGFNSPSPLASTITVDFDRDSVSYSGHTVNWNADYFASGTHSGSRIQSYSWNHHVANYYFNTIYPDINPPRGKLKSWYITDASVRLNSVDITNVRVVPHYEYRANDRLVAERRTDDGYLSGEDHTFDWGVRYDIYYNIRTTWKIDYDYAYTYSWHTVNHNADGTTSIETHSVTESASKFETVSKIDFESLLHYETESENLTVVYHQRPPTGIYSGISTYTDPIEREYRNTTLYTAGAERFDPCCSDAADKYRAAYVDLRAIESTYWAYPDGNYLSKRGVVCDIPPWLHRVMAEEVLEMLDAIERDNPTFNYSLLESPGQDPTDLQVKTAERLIRDLKSSRETYVNKKQHLTSAGKIYTSSDSARYIARNEAYNRLLKDIEQKNKKLDSSLNSYILDALEEKGLSTGAFDSVTSGPMTLFDNPAMERAASALGQKMGIISTMTVTGQPESKYNWTENLTVIVDQKPNYLYHDPDFDLRGEYELTDARGRITYPLGVRNTCIFTTNISEEIADAISSSGEYVKTEMSHQISQNIYTLNKEVDLLEQNLSEQGVSLNMAPLNTEVYKLNLIYVREMRIQIIEEVVSEVSSNPIISGWITENHVRTITTGYLTSLSDEDLIEKSTTDQLTTELAAIIKTEIQNARPSVGSDELEAVLNRVDTDVRMGVANGICAVTVSKGETLDILFGKIDNELKNLADETVDKYSGEIAERVTKRLDRTMAAVPCGLPVMPPHWIFTVNVWTYELIGEYEVFTIIDNDNEVIPKPYFGHKGQKYVRKEDHIRHPSKIDTYGSSIWLGNNKPITFHLTGYSATIVGPGPKGVGDKTGDGIEKSVMYDDLLTEFGG comes from the coding sequence GTGAGAAATATAGCCGGGAAACGATCTCTCAACTATTCTTTTTCTAAATGTTCCTGGCTTTTTCAGGATACCAGCGCCTATATTCCTTACGCTGTAATAGGAATTTTCATTGTTCTTATTGCAACCTTTACCTCTGTCTATCTCCTGAAGATGGACAGCGAGGTTGCCGAAACAATATATACTACAGAGAAAAGTGATCCAAGACAGGAGGCTATCAACCTTGCCGCATCTGACATCTCTCGCTGCCTTAACTACGCAGGCATGGAAGCCCTGGAATGGCAGGGAGAACATCCTGTAATTCTTCCCGAAGGATCTCCTGTCGAGAGGTTCTCTGAAGATAACTTCATGGCAACTCCGCAAAACCAGAATCTTGAGAAAGGAGACACTCTTCAAATTTCCATAAATCTGCCCTCAGATGTCTGGGGAAGAGTCGAGTCCCTGTGGAAAAACAGGGATGTTGTCCTTGTCGTAAATGACTCTGCAGGACAGCAACTCACACGAGTGAATTACGGGCAGGCTACCGGCTTTCTTCAAAAAGTTTCCTTTTATGAATACGTGGAAGTCCCGGAGAATTCAAAAGCCGGCTATGCATCCATTGAACTCTATTATGGGGATGAACTAAAAGCTTCCGACTGGTTCCAGATTGAAGCAGGCCCCATAAAGGACATCACGACAGAATCTTTCAACCGGCTGCTTTCGGCAAACTATCAGGGCAACAGCCACACATTCATGGGATACGCTATTAATGTCGAACCAGATATAGAACCCGAGCAGATAAAGATAAGAAAAGTAAACGGGACTTTGCAGCGGGAAATTTTCCCCTCTGACAAAAATTACACGATTTACTATATATTCGAAATTCCTGTTTTGAATTACACTCTTGTTGACCTCGAGTCCGGAGAGACATATAACATGAGTATGAACCTCTCCACTCTCATCACTTCAAGAGAACCCCTGCTTGAAGAACTTGTAAAGGAATACGAACTTTCACTCAAAACATCTTCAAGCCTGGACTCTACTTCAAATCTCGTTCTGGGGGCGACAAACCTCAGGACTTTTATCTATGGTCCCTGGCAGCATTATGCAAACGGGCCGCTGAATATCCTTACCAATCCTGCCCTTGCAAGTTCGGTCAACGGAGCGACGCTATATACTCAGAAAAAAGTCTTTGACTCGGTTGACCCTCTGGCTCTTACATATACCACCTATTACAACGGTAAGGTCCTGTATGAAGACGTCTGCGATTCCGGCAGCTTAAAAGCAGGTTCGGGCTTGATGAATTCAACATTGGGTAATTCAACCGACTCGAATAGCTCTGCGTCTCCCTATGAAAAGGATAAAGGCGTGAACCTTACTACAGCGTATTCTTCTCTTGCAGAAAACAGGTCTTTTTCCCTGGATGTGGAGGAAGGCATTGAAGAATCTCTTGTGGAAGCAAACACCTCCTATGATAATCTTTCCGAATACTCGGAAATAGAAGTTTCAGCTTCGGACTATACACAGGGAGTTCTCGATGGCTGGGTCTTCAATGACCATGTATGGACGGAGGAAAACCCTGACCTTATCCACACCGTTACAAACAGCGTTTACACGGCTCCGGTCCAGGGTCAGATCCTGAGGGACGGCTTCAATTCTCCTTCCCCTCTGGCTTCAACAATCACAGTGGACTTTGACCGTGATTCGGTTTCATACAGCGGGCACACTGTTAACTGGAATGCTGATTATTTCGCTTCCGGAACACATTCAGGGTCGCGTATCCAATCTTACTCGTGGAATCATCATGTTGCGAATTACTATTTTAACACCATATATCCTGATATCAATCCTCCCAGAGGAAAGCTGAAAAGCTGGTATATTACGGATGCCTCCGTTAGATTGAATTCCGTGGATATAACCAATGTCAGGGTTGTACCCCATTACGAATACAGGGCTAATGACAGGCTTGTTGCCGAGCGCAGGACGGATGACGGCTATCTCAGCGGGGAAGACCATACATTTGATTGGGGAGTCCGTTATGATATTTATTATAATATCAGAACAACCTGGAAAATTGATTACGATTATGCCTACACATATTCCTGGCACACTGTAAACCATAATGCAGATGGCACCACTTCCATAGAAACACATTCGGTTACAGAAAGTGCTTCGAAATTCGAAACGGTAAGCAAAATAGATTTTGAGTCCCTTTTACACTATGAGACCGAATCAGAAAACCTGACAGTAGTCTATCACCAGCGTCCACCCACAGGCATCTATTCAGGCATATCAACCTACACTGACCCGATAGAAAGAGAATACAGAAACACAACTCTTTATACAGCCGGTGCAGAAAGATTTGATCCCTGCTGTTCAGACGCAGCAGACAAATATCGTGCTGCTTATGTGGACCTCAGAGCAATTGAGAGCACATACTGGGCTTACCCTGATGGAAACTATCTTTCAAAACGGGGGGTCGTCTGTGATATTCCACCCTGGCTTCACAGGGTTATGGCTGAAGAAGTGCTGGAAATGCTCGATGCCATTGAAAGGGACAACCCCACATTCAATTATTCTCTTCTGGAATCTCCCGGTCAGGATCCGACAGACCTTCAGGTTAAGACTGCCGAAAGATTGATTCGTGATCTCAAATCAAGCCGGGAAACCTATGTAAATAAAAAACAGCATCTCACTTCAGCCGGAAAAATATACACTTCCAGTGACTCTGCCCGTTACATTGCCAGAAACGAAGCCTATAACAGGCTGCTCAAAGATATCGAGCAGAAGAACAAAAAACTGGACTCCAGCCTGAACTCTTACATCCTTGACGCCCTCGAGGAAAAAGGCCTCAGCACCGGTGCTTTTGACAGCGTAACCTCAGGTCCAATGACTCTTTTCGATAACCCGGCAATGGAACGGGCTGCCTCTGCCCTTGGGCAGAAAATGGGCATCATCTCCACGATGACAGTCACAGGCCAGCCCGAAAGCAAATACAACTGGACTGAAAACCTGACCGTCATTGTTGACCAGAAGCCTAACTACCTCTACCACGATCCTGACTTCGATCTCAGGGGAGAATATGAATTGACAGATGCAAGGGGGAGGATCACTTATCCTCTGGGTGTTCGCAACACCTGTATTTTTACAACCAATATCTCTGAAGAAATAGCAGATGCCATTTCTTCAAGTGGCGAATATGTAAAAACAGAAATGTCGCACCAGATCAGCCAGAACATTTACACGCTGAATAAGGAAGTTGACCTGCTGGAGCAAAACCTGAGCGAGCAGGGAGTCTCTTTGAATATGGCTCCCCTTAATACGGAAGTTTATAAACTGAATCTAATTTATGTCCGGGAAATGAGAATTCAGATTATCGAAGAGGTGGTCTCCGAGGTAAGTTCAAATCCTATTATTTCCGGATGGATCACAGAGAATCATGTCAGGACAATTACAACTGGTTATCTTACCAGTCTTTCTGATGAAGACTTAATCGAAAAATCCACAACAGACCAGCTCACAACTGAACTTGCTGCTATCATAAAAACAGAAATTCAGAACGCACGTCCATCTGTTGGTTCTGATGAACTCGAAGCTGTCCTGAACAGGGTCGATACAGATGTTAGAATGGGTGTTGCAAACGGGATCTGTGCAGTAACAGTTAGCAAAGGTGAAACTCTTGACATCCTTTTTGGAAAAATTGACAATGAGCTGAAAAATCTTGCAGATGAGACTGTAGACAAATATTCGGGAGAGATAGCTGAAAGAGTAACAAAAAGACTGGACAGGACGATGGCAGCTGTTCCCTGCGGACTTCCGGTAATGCCGCCGCACTGGATTTTTACGGTGAATGTCTGGACGTATGAATTAATTGGAGAGTATGAAGTGTTTACTATTATTGACAACGATAACGAAGTGATTCCGAAGCCTTATTTTGGGCATAAAGGTCAGAAATATGTGAGGAAAGAAGATCATATAAGACATCCATCTAAAATTGATACTTATGGAAGCAGCATATGGTTAGGAAATAACAAACCAATAACATTTCATTTAACAGGATATTCTGCCACGATAGTTGGACCTGGACCAAAAGGAGTTGGAGATAAAACTGGAGATGGGATTGAAAAATCAGTAATGTACGATGATCTTTTGACAGAGTTTGGAGGATAA
- a CDS encoding TATA-box-binding protein: MESTITIENVVASTRLAEDFDLEKMMESGLEGAEYNKVKFPGLVYRINNPKAAFLIFTSGKVVCTGSKSIGNAHAAIINLANTLKSICCEKIDLEPDVRVQNIVASADLKTNLNLNTIAIAFGLENVEYEPEVFPGLIYRVEAPKVVVLVFSSGKLVITGGKCPEDCEEGLRIVKTEFDNLGLLY, from the coding sequence ATGGAATCTACAATAACTATAGAGAACGTGGTAGCATCTACCAGGTTGGCAGAAGATTTCGACCTTGAAAAAATGATGGAGTCTGGGTTGGAAGGCGCAGAATATAACAAAGTGAAGTTCCCTGGTCTCGTCTACAGAATTAATAACCCCAAAGCTGCCTTTCTAATTTTCACCTCTGGAAAAGTGGTATGCACAGGATCAAAGAGCATCGGGAACGCTCATGCGGCCATAATCAATCTGGCTAACACGCTCAAATCCATATGTTGCGAGAAAATAGATCTCGAACCTGATGTTCGTGTTCAGAACATTGTAGCTAGTGCTGATTTAAAAACAAACCTTAACCTGAACACCATTGCTATAGCTTTTGGTCTGGAGAATGTCGAATACGAGCCAGAGGTATTTCCGGGGCTTATTTATAGGGTCGAGGCTCCCAAGGTAGTAGTGCTTGTGTTCAGCTCTGGCAAGCTGGTAATCACAGGTGGAAAATGTCCGGAGGATTGTGAAGAGGGTCTGCGGATCGTCAAGACAGAGTTCGACAACTTAGGACTTCTTTATTAA
- a CDS encoding tRNA (N(6)-L-threonylcarbamoyladenosine(37)-C(2))-methylthiotransferase, producing the protein MKVYLESFGCSASQASAEIMKASIGKLGHELLSPENAGQAEVYICNSCTVKYTTEQKILYKIRSMGEKGVQVIVSGCMPEVQLEDILHANPEAHILGVNAVSRLGDLLSTIEQRKKTGIPGGERLEIRTSEPQGFLNVPRERSNPNIHICQISQGCNFACSYCIVKHARGKLLSFPPEEIIEDIRSAVADGCREIWLTSQDDSQYGMDTGVKLPELLRAISEIPGDFKVRVGMMNPFSVLPILDDLVDAFDSDKIFKLLHLPIQSASHSVLKKMNRLHKMDSVDEIITKFRAHFEDLSLFTDIIVGFCDETDEDFEETIEWVKKYRPEKINISRYSPRPHTKAFSFRNLDSRISVKRSHQLHKVCEQIKIESKNEMIGWKGRVFVSKYTEIGDVLTRTDSYRPVVISGSDLRPGEYAEVKITGAKPGYFLGKLVS; encoded by the coding sequence ATGAAGGTTTATCTTGAGAGTTTTGGCTGTTCTGCAAGTCAGGCATCAGCCGAGATAATGAAAGCGAGCATTGGGAAGCTCGGGCATGAATTATTGAGCCCTGAAAATGCGGGGCAGGCAGAGGTCTATATCTGCAACTCCTGCACGGTGAAATACACAACAGAACAGAAAATTCTCTATAAAATACGCAGCATGGGCGAGAAAGGCGTACAGGTGATTGTTTCAGGCTGCATGCCCGAAGTCCAGCTTGAAGATATCCTCCATGCAAACCCTGAAGCCCATATTCTTGGCGTGAATGCGGTTTCCCGCCTGGGGGACCTTCTTTCCACAATCGAACAGAGAAAAAAGACTGGAATCCCCGGAGGAGAACGTCTGGAAATCCGGACCTCCGAGCCTCAGGGTTTCCTGAATGTCCCTCGCGAGCGCTCAAATCCGAACATCCATATCTGCCAGATCTCCCAGGGCTGTAATTTCGCCTGCTCTTATTGTATAGTAAAGCATGCAAGGGGTAAACTCCTCTCTTTTCCCCCTGAAGAAATAATAGAAGACATCCGCTCTGCAGTTGCAGACGGCTGCAGGGAGATATGGCTCACGTCTCAGGACGACAGCCAGTACGGCATGGATACGGGCGTCAAACTCCCTGAACTCCTGCGTGCGATCTCAGAAATTCCGGGTGATTTTAAGGTAAGGGTTGGCATGATGAACCCCTTCTCTGTCCTCCCTATTCTGGACGATCTGGTGGATGCCTTTGATTCGGATAAGATTTTCAAACTTCTTCACCTCCCGATTCAGTCTGCCTCGCATTCGGTCCTGAAAAAAATGAACCGCCTGCATAAAATGGATTCCGTGGATGAAATTATTACGAAATTCCGTGCCCACTTTGAAGACCTTTCCCTCTTTACCGACATAATTGTCGGCTTCTGTGATGAAACCGATGAGGATTTTGAAGAAACCATAGAGTGGGTAAAAAAATACCGTCCCGAAAAGATCAATATTTCCAGATATTCACCCCGCCCGCATACAAAGGCATTTTCGTTCAGGAATCTGGACTCCAGAATTTCAGTAAAACGCTCTCACCAACTTCACAAAGTCTGTGAGCAGATAAAGATTGAATCCAAAAATGAAATGATTGGCTGGAAAGGCAGAGTTTTTGTCTCAAAATACACAGAGATCGGAGATGTTCTCACGCGTACGGACTCTTACCGTCCGGTTGTGATTAGCGGCTCAGATCTCAGACCCGGCGAATATGCTGAAGTGAAAATTACGGGTGCAAAGCCCGGTTACTTCCTTGGAAAACTTGTCAGCTAA
- the glpX gene encoding class II fructose-bisphosphatase, producing the protein MPHPKTVEKMFECAGPIEYKLLPRLIHVTEAAAIAAAYQMGRGDKHFADQVAVASMRRMLNKLDMQGIIKIGEGERDEAPMLYIGEEVGTGVGDLEVDIAVDPLEGTNLCADGCPGSVAVMAMAERGGIFHGPDIYMDKIVVGPDVVRYEKEHPDERIDLDAPVRQNLEIVAKALGRNVEELVVVILDRPRHAQKITEIREAGARVRLVTDGDLMPGVATAIRGSGIHMVMGAGGSGEAVLTAAAIKILGGKILARLVLPSVANGKSKEKIQEEIEEKMPRLEKMGITLEKLNDVLDTERLVPGKDVIFSSTAVTPGHFLRETRLFGGGDARVHTISMGASGAVRFTDSIYIKDKQETPLYL; encoded by the coding sequence ATGCCTCATCCAAAGACAGTAGAAAAGATGTTTGAGTGCGCCGGACCAATTGAATACAAGTTACTGCCAAGGCTCATTCATGTAACCGAAGCTGCTGCAATTGCCGCAGCCTATCAGATGGGACGTGGGGACAAGCACTTTGCCGACCAGGTAGCAGTTGCCTCCATGAGAAGAATGCTCAACAAACTTGACATGCAGGGCATAATAAAGATAGGGGAAGGAGAGAGGGACGAAGCCCCCATGCTTTATATAGGGGAAGAGGTCGGGACAGGAGTTGGAGACCTTGAAGTTGATATCGCAGTCGACCCGCTGGAAGGCACAAACCTCTGTGCCGACGGCTGTCCGGGTTCGGTTGCAGTCATGGCTATGGCCGAAAGGGGAGGGATCTTCCACGGACCTGACATTTACATGGACAAGATTGTTGTCGGACCCGATGTGGTTCGTTATGAAAAGGAGCACCCCGACGAAAGGATAGATCTGGACGCTCCTGTCAGGCAAAACCTCGAAATTGTTGCAAAAGCCCTCGGGAGAAATGTTGAAGAACTCGTGGTCGTGATCCTTGACCGTCCCAGGCATGCCCAGAAGATAACCGAAATACGCGAAGCCGGAGCCCGTGTAAGGCTGGTTACTGACGGAGACCTTATGCCAGGTGTTGCAACTGCTATCCGTGGCTCAGGCATCCATATGGTTATGGGAGCTGGCGGCTCGGGAGAAGCTGTCCTGACAGCTGCCGCAATTAAGATTCTGGGAGGAAAGATCCTTGCAAGGCTTGTCCTGCCATCTGTTGCAAACGGAAAATCCAAGGAAAAGATCCAGGAAGAAATTGAGGAAAAAATGCCCAGGCTCGAAAAGATGGGGATCACACTTGAGAAACTCAATGATGTCCTCGATACAGAAAGACTTGTTCCGGGAAAAGATGTAATTTTTTCCTCAACAGCCGTAACCCCCGGTCATTTCCTGCGTGAAACACGTCTTTTTGGCGGGGGAGATGCCAGAGTGCATACAATTTCGATGGGCGCGTCCGGAGCTGTCAGGTTCACGGATAGTATTTACATAAAGGATAAGCAGGAGACTCCTCTCTACCTCTAA
- a CDS encoding type 1 glutamine amidotransferase, translating into MKIHCLQHLKNETLGNIGTWVTLKGHSLTKTLPCEKSAFPDPAEFDMLLIMGGTMSVYQEKEYTWLKPEKEFVKKVIGMGKPVLGSCFGAQLIADVLGGKVTRNRFKEIGWHRVKAVAEENSNNEGKIISGLPAGLFPEFTAFMWHGDTFEIPEGAVRLFKSEACQNQGFIYGDNVLGLQFHPETDRQWICNLIEDSGHELVEGEYIQPGEEMLKNEHFLEGSRKIAFSLMDWFEKKCGN; encoded by the coding sequence ATGAAAATCCACTGCCTCCAGCACCTGAAAAACGAGACCCTTGGAAACATAGGAACCTGGGTGACTCTGAAAGGGCACAGCCTTACAAAAACCCTGCCTTGTGAAAAATCTGCTTTTCCTGATCCCGCAGAATTTGATATGCTTCTGATAATGGGCGGCACTATGAGTGTTTATCAGGAGAAAGAGTACACCTGGCTGAAACCTGAAAAAGAGTTTGTAAAAAAAGTAATAGGCATGGGTAAACCTGTACTGGGAAGCTGTTTCGGGGCACAGTTGATTGCAGATGTTCTGGGAGGAAAAGTTACCAGAAACCGGTTCAAGGAGATAGGCTGGCACAGGGTAAAAGCTGTTGCAGAGGAAAATTCGAATAATGAAGGAAAAATAATCTCAGGGCTTCCTGCAGGCTTATTTCCCGAGTTTACCGCATTTATGTGGCATGGTGACACTTTCGAAATCCCAGAAGGTGCGGTAAGGCTTTTCAAAAGCGAAGCCTGCCAGAACCAGGGTTTCATTTATGGGGATAATGTCCTCGGGCTGCAGTTCCACCCTGAAACCGACAGGCAGTGGATATGTAACCTGATAGAAGATTCGGGACATGAGCTTGTTGAAGGAGAATATATCCAGCCGGGAGAAGAAATGCTCAAAAACGAGCACTTTCTTGAAGGCTCCCGGAAAATTGCTTTTTCCCTCATGGACTGGTTTGAGAAAAAATGTGGAAATTGA
- the cgi121 gene encoding KEOPS complex subunit Cgi121, translating to MEMQREIEVICGEVNISDLSAFLGKINTIASDNRVTIQGLNADLLAGEKHLHFAVGKALRAVASGKNVAKDPGVEIMRYAAGERQIERSFSIGLHEGENNAVFVLLGKIDGLLIALAELRKLIEEKPCSELLAYSSSKRKGILSLFGITDEEIKASGEEHIPELVIERVALANFVK from the coding sequence ATGGAAATGCAAAGGGAAATTGAGGTTATTTGCGGAGAGGTCAATATCTCAGACCTTTCAGCTTTTCTAGGTAAAATAAACACTATCGCTTCGGATAACAGAGTAACCATTCAGGGCCTTAACGCTGACCTGCTTGCGGGTGAAAAGCATCTTCATTTTGCAGTTGGGAAGGCTCTCAGGGCTGTAGCATCAGGAAAGAACGTGGCAAAAGACCCTGGAGTCGAGATCATGCGCTACGCAGCCGGAGAAAGGCAGATTGAAAGGAGTTTTTCCATAGGGCTCCATGAAGGAGAAAACAATGCGGTTTTTGTGCTGCTTGGAAAAATAGATGGTCTGCTTATTGCTTTGGCAGAACTCAGGAAGCTTATCGAAGAAAAACCATGTTCCGAACTTCTAGCCTATTCCAGTTCAAAGCGAAAAGGAATCCTTTCTCTCTTCGGGATTACAGATGAAGAAATAAAAGCTTCAGGGGAAGAACATATCCCTGAACTTGTAATCGAGAGAGTTGCGCTTGCAAATTTCGTAAAATGA
- a CDS encoding PAS domain S-box protein, with protein MLNIQKRKVKSEFCFCSSIPANGLAAVYKYPEEKMELTAAYIKAGLEQNERCIWLVPDLQSAEKAKNLLSNSDLDIENRIEKSRLKIIPLKEKDDPSVKQPETSRIYFDWKAGNPQKEIIKFIHAGNWRYLRINLEVGAFGKSITTSLKELRCVLAENMPEKKIRPLFMIKEEDLSAEEVFNLIEAGEKLVIKREGKWKFLKIKQESPDKKFKTLIENSGDSILIHDMNGKVLEANHVACETFGYTRSKMIGKHIKDLRTSIHLIEFGQQIEKLKQTGYFTFEMDSLRRDGTVIPQEVNNRLIEYDGETAVLSIGRDISKRRQTEKALRDSERKYRMLFEEFPGGIAQFDKYGTIIVCNENFVNFTGSGENEKLIFNLLNPPEEKKQEEKGFTCIPEVPIHCDIKYISSLEDEIIPGEITYKPLISENSRFNGGIILVEDLTEVKRLEAVRLQQTETLRKLVGSIPVPAFCKDRNGVYIACNKGFENLLRVQKQDIIGKHIYDFIPHKIAENYHAMDIGLVKHKRNHVYETSLKFPDGSVHQVMLNKFIFSGVTEEDSVLLGIMIDITERKQAEERMLQAKMVAEAANRAKTTFIVNMSHELRTPLNAVIGFSDLLLSETVGPLNEKQKRYTENISKSGNHLLDVINDVLDISKLELGNIELYYETVDVAGIIEEVQRVLSPLSADKNIIIESYIEQDLKTVIADRVKLKQILYNILNNAIKFSSENGKVNIYAEPREDMIEISVEDEGIGIQESDYEKVFQPFVQIDESISRKHGGVGLGLALVKRFVELHGGKVWVKASPGGGSIFTFRIPKNPQNKIREYMSPVQIPYNLEIEREKEKIKEEAN; from the coding sequence GTGTTAAATATTCAAAAGAGAAAAGTCAAATCAGAGTTCTGTTTCTGTTCGTCTATCCCGGCAAATGGCCTCGCTGCAGTTTACAAGTATCCGGAAGAAAAGATGGAACTTACAGCAGCATATATTAAAGCAGGCCTTGAACAGAACGAGCGCTGCATCTGGCTTGTTCCGGACCTCCAGAGTGCAGAAAAAGCGAAAAATTTACTTTCGAACTCTGATCTGGATATCGAAAACCGTATAGAGAAATCCAGGCTTAAGATAATTCCCCTGAAGGAGAAAGATGACCCTTCCGTCAAACAGCCAGAGACCTCAAGGATCTATTTTGACTGGAAAGCAGGGAACCCGCAGAAAGAGATAATCAAATTCATTCACGCAGGAAACTGGAGATATCTGCGCATTAACCTTGAAGTTGGAGCCTTTGGAAAGTCAATAACAACTTCCCTTAAGGAGCTGAGGTGCGTCCTTGCTGAGAATATGCCTGAAAAGAAAATCAGGCCACTCTTTATGATAAAAGAGGAAGATCTTTCCGCGGAAGAGGTTTTCAACCTTATAGAAGCCGGAGAAAAACTTGTAATTAAAAGAGAAGGTAAGTGGAAGTTTCTTAAAATAAAACAAGAAAGCCCGGACAAAAAATTTAAGACATTGATTGAGAATTCAGGTGACTCAATTCTTATACACGATATGAATGGAAAAGTTCTCGAAGCAAACCATGTAGCCTGTGAAACCTTTGGATATACTCGCAGTAAAATGATCGGAAAACACATAAAAGATCTAAGGACCAGCATCCACCTTATAGAGTTCGGGCAGCAGATAGAAAAACTGAAGCAAACAGGATATTTTACTTTTGAAATGGATTCACTGCGGAGAGACGGCACGGTTATTCCTCAAGAAGTCAATAACAGGTTGATTGAATACGACGGGGAAACTGCCGTACTATCCATAGGCAGAGATATCAGCAAACGCAGACAGACAGAAAAAGCCCTGAGAGATTCCGAAAGAAAATACCGCATGCTTTTTGAAGAATTCCCCGGGGGAATAGCCCAGTTCGACAAGTACGGGACTATCATCGTATGCAACGAAAATTTTGTAAATTTTACGGGCAGTGGTGAGAACGAAAAACTCATTTTCAATTTGCTGAACCCTCCGGAAGAAAAGAAACAGGAGGAAAAAGGCTTCACCTGTATCCCCGAAGTTCCCATCCATTGCGACATAAAATATATTTCCAGCCTTGAGGACGAAATTATACCCGGTGAGATAACCTATAAGCCTCTGATTTCGGAAAATTCCAGATTTAACGGCGGCATTATTCTTGTGGAGGATCTGACCGAAGTAAAAAGGTTGGAAGCAGTCAGGCTTCAGCAAACAGAGACCCTCAGAAAGCTTGTTGGTTCAATTCCTGTACCTGCATTCTGTAAGGACAGAAACGGGGTATATATTGCCTGCAATAAGGGTTTTGAAAACCTTCTGCGGGTGCAAAAACAGGATATTATCGGAAAGCACATCTACGATTTCATCCCCCATAAAATTGCTGAAAATTACCATGCAATGGATATAGGACTTGTAAAACACAAAAGAAACCATGTATATGAGACCTCTTTGAAATTTCCTGACGGCTCAGTACACCAGGTGATGCTCAATAAATTCATATTCAGCGGCGTGACAGAAGAAGACTCGGTTCTCCTGGGGATTATGATTGACATAACAGAACGAAAGCAGGCTGAAGAGAGAATGCTTCAGGCGAAAATGGTTGCTGAAGCCGCAAACCGGGCGAAAACCACCTTCATTGTCAATATGAGCCATGAGCTGAGAACTCCTCTGAACGCAGTTATAGGGTTCTCTGATCTCCTTTTAAGTGAAACTGTCGGTCCTCTTAATGAGAAACAGAAAAGGTACACCGAAAATATTTCAAAGAGCGGGAACCACCTTCTCGACGTAATCAATGACGTGCTGGACATCTCAAAGCTTGAGCTGGGAAATATTGAGCTCTACTACGAAACAGTGGACGTTGCAGGGATAATTGAAGAAGTCCAGAGGGTGCTCTCTCCCCTTTCAGCTGATAAAAACATCATAATAGAATCTTATATCGAGCAGGACCTGAAAACTGTAATTGCCGACAGAGTAAAACTAAAACAGATCCTTTACAATATTTTGAACAATGCCATAAAGTTCTCATCAGAAAACGGGAAAGTAAACATTTATGCAGAACCCAGAGAAGACATGATTGAGATCAGCGTAGAGGACGAAGGCATTGGCATTCAGGAATCCGATTACGAAAAAGTCTTCCAGCCATTCGTGCAGATTGATGAGTCCATATCCAGAAAACATGGAGGTGTTGGACTCGGGCTTGCACTCGTCAAAAGGTTCGTAGAGCTCCACGGAGGAAAGGTGTGGGTTAAAGCCAGCCCGGGTGGAGGAAGTATATTCACATTCAGGATCCCAAAAAATCCCCAGAACAAAATTAGGGAATACATGAGTCCTGTACAAATACCGTATAATCTTGAAATTGAAAGAGAAAAAGAGAAAATTAAGGAAGAAGCAAACTAA